From Lysobacter auxotrophicus, the proteins below share one genomic window:
- a CDS encoding putative toxin-antitoxin system toxin component, PIN family has product MVSDPRERDASPRIVLDTNVCLDLFVFRDPSVATLRDALASNAVVGTTSDECRAEWQRVLAYPVLRLDEAARAERLREYDAAMHVFDDTRPLDVVLPRCADPDDQMFLELAARCGARWLLSRDDALLQLARRTKREGWFEILTPRQWVESHIARRHSGEGRNPGP; this is encoded by the coding sequence ATGGTGAGCGATCCGCGCGAGCGTGACGCTTCACCGCGCATCGTGCTCGACACCAACGTGTGCCTGGACCTGTTCGTGTTCCGCGATCCGTCGGTGGCGACGTTGCGCGATGCGTTGGCGTCGAACGCGGTCGTCGGCACGACAAGCGACGAATGCCGCGCCGAATGGCAGCGCGTGCTCGCCTATCCGGTGCTGCGGCTGGACGAAGCGGCCCGCGCAGAGCGGCTGCGCGAGTACGACGCGGCCATGCATGTGTTCGACGACACGCGACCGCTCGATGTCGTCCTGCCGCGCTGCGCCGATCCGGACGACCAGATGTTCCTGGAACTCGCCGCGCGATGCGGCGCGCGATGGCTGCTGAGCCGCGATGACGCGCTGTTGCAGCTCGCCCGCAGAACGAAGCGCGAAGGATGGTTCGAGATCCTGACGCCTCGGCAATGGGTGGAATCGCACATCGCTCGCCGTCATTCCGGCGAAGGCCGGAACCCTGGCCCTTAG
- a CDS encoding 3-hydroxybutyrate dehydrogenase, with the protein MTQPRALVGQTALVTGAASGIGREIAFELARAGAAVVIADLNEAGARAVASEIEGQGGKALGIAMDVTDEAAVHAGVAKANEAFGGVDILVSNAGIQIVNPIDQFAYADWKKMLAIHLDGAFLTTRAVLPHMYATKADGTPRGGTVIYMGSVHSHLASPLKSAYVTAKHGLLGLSRTLAKEGAKHGVRSHVVCPGFVRTPLVDKQIPEQAKELGISEEEVVSRVMLGNTVDGIFTTVEDVARTVRFLAEFPTAAFTGQSFVVSHGWHMQ; encoded by the coding sequence ATGACCCAGCCCCGCGCCCTCGTCGGCCAGACCGCCCTCGTCACCGGCGCCGCCAGCGGCATCGGTCGTGAGATCGCCTTCGAACTGGCACGTGCCGGCGCGGCGGTGGTAATTGCCGACCTCAACGAGGCCGGCGCCCGGGCCGTCGCCTCGGAGATCGAAGGGCAGGGCGGCAAGGCGCTGGGTATCGCGATGGACGTCACCGACGAAGCCGCCGTCCACGCGGGTGTCGCCAAAGCGAATGAAGCCTTCGGCGGCGTGGACATCCTCGTGTCGAACGCGGGCATCCAGATCGTCAACCCGATCGACCAGTTCGCCTACGCCGACTGGAAGAAGATGCTGGCGATCCACCTCGACGGCGCGTTCCTCACCACCCGGGCCGTGCTGCCGCACATGTACGCCACCAAAGCCGACGGCACGCCGCGTGGCGGCACCGTCATCTACATGGGCTCGGTGCACTCGCACCTGGCCTCGCCGCTGAAATCGGCCTACGTGACCGCCAAGCACGGCCTGCTCGGCCTGTCGCGCACGCTGGCCAAGGAAGGCGCCAAACATGGCGTGCGCAGCCACGTCGTGTGCCCCGGCTTCGTGCGCACGCCGCTGGTGGACAAGCAGATCCCGGAGCAGGCGAAGGAACTGGGCATCAGCGAGGAGGAAGTCGTCAGCCGCGTGATGCTCGGCAACACGGTCGACGGCATCTTCACCACGGTCGAGGACGTGGCGCGCACGGTGCGCTTCCTCGCCGAGTTCCCGACTGCGGCCTTCACGGGCCAGAGCTTCGTGGTCAGCCACGGCTGGCACATGCAGTAA
- a CDS encoding DUF5916 domain-containing protein gives MRATLLPILTFAALSTPAFAVEIDGRIDPAEWEGARHVTDFRKVQPLSLEPATLPTQAWILATPEGLAVAFRNEQPMDTRTRQRVRRDFEEQVDRVNLMIDYDGDARTGYNFTVSSTDGISDAVITNENQFNDDWDGNWRHAVSEDDTSWSVEMLIPWYIAPMREGKDGVRTVRIYLDRVTGSTGERAAWPGASYTRPRFLSDFAPVEMPQYDQSLLAITPYVSGLYDNISGDSDFDGGADIFWKPNGQFQLSATINPDFGQVESDDLVVNFDATETFISDKRPFFTENQGIFEFTTPSDYSQLLYTRRVGGPADDGNGAGDITAAVKLNGSIGATKYGVFAADEADEVGRTFGAVRVVRDLAKQNLGAMVTYVDRPFLDRTATVMGVDHNWRPTAKLSVETRVIGSQIDEQGRTTDDNGATMWVNYEMDHGWRQQWLAMHFGNELEINDFGYLQRNSTNYLNWQVMRRFTDLPKESRYAMKDWRARISGTDSDHGDRLSRQLRISREGNLRNGSYEYAQININGAGIDDLLTRGNGIVDKPANFNAFYEYERPRKGDWAWDTEAEVFSGGLAGNDKIGYNLRVQPTYFISDAFSVYLGGFYERIPSWLVWQQDNLIGEFEERMLQVDAGLDWTITNKQELRVKMQAIGLDAGIQQAYRVLPGGASVASEDLVEDFSVRNLGFQIRYRYEFAPLSYLYVVYGRGGYQQDPFTERASDLLRDSLDLRDDEQLLVKLSYRFEL, from the coding sequence ATGCGCGCAACGCTGCTCCCGATCCTCACATTCGCCGCACTTTCCACGCCCGCCTTCGCCGTGGAGATCGACGGCCGCATCGACCCTGCCGAATGGGAGGGCGCACGCCACGTCACCGACTTCCGCAAGGTCCAGCCGTTGTCGCTCGAGCCGGCGACGCTGCCGACGCAAGCCTGGATCCTCGCCACGCCCGAAGGTTTGGCCGTCGCGTTCCGCAACGAGCAGCCGATGGACACGCGCACCCGCCAGCGCGTGCGCCGCGACTTCGAGGAGCAGGTCGACCGCGTCAACCTGATGATCGATTACGACGGCGATGCGCGCACCGGCTACAACTTCACGGTGTCCTCGACGGACGGCATCTCCGACGCGGTGATCACCAACGAGAACCAGTTCAACGACGACTGGGACGGCAACTGGCGCCACGCCGTGAGCGAGGACGACACGTCGTGGTCGGTCGAGATGCTCATCCCCTGGTACATCGCGCCGATGCGCGAGGGCAAGGACGGCGTGCGCACGGTGCGGATCTACCTCGACCGCGTGACCGGTTCCACCGGCGAGCGCGCGGCGTGGCCGGGCGCGAGCTACACGCGCCCGCGCTTTTTGTCCGACTTCGCGCCGGTGGAGATGCCGCAGTACGACCAGTCGCTGCTGGCGATCACGCCGTACGTGTCGGGCCTGTACGACAACATCAGCGGCGACAGCGATTTCGACGGCGGCGCGGACATCTTCTGGAAGCCGAACGGCCAGTTCCAGTTGTCGGCGACGATCAACCCGGATTTCGGCCAGGTCGAAAGCGACGACCTCGTGGTCAACTTCGACGCCACCGAAACCTTCATCAGCGACAAGCGCCCGTTCTTCACCGAGAACCAGGGCATCTTCGAATTCACCACGCCGTCGGACTACAGCCAGCTGCTGTATACGCGCCGCGTGGGCGGGCCGGCGGACGACGGCAACGGCGCCGGCGACATCACCGCGGCGGTGAAACTCAACGGCAGCATCGGCGCGACCAAGTACGGCGTGTTCGCCGCGGACGAAGCCGACGAAGTCGGCCGCACGTTCGGCGCGGTGCGCGTGGTGCGCGACCTCGCCAAGCAGAACCTGGGCGCGATGGTGACCTACGTCGACCGACCGTTCCTGGATCGCACCGCGACGGTGATGGGCGTGGACCACAACTGGCGCCCGACGGCGAAGCTCAGCGTGGAAACGCGCGTCATCGGCAGCCAGATCGACGAGCAGGGCCGCACCACCGACGACAACGGCGCGACCATGTGGGTCAACTACGAGATGGACCACGGCTGGCGCCAGCAGTGGCTTGCGATGCATTTCGGCAACGAGCTGGAAATCAACGATTTCGGCTACCTGCAGCGCAACAGCACCAACTACCTGAACTGGCAGGTGATGCGCCGTTTCACCGACCTGCCGAAGGAATCGCGTTACGCGATGAAGGACTGGCGCGCGCGCATCAGCGGCACGGACAGCGACCACGGCGACCGGTTGTCGCGCCAGCTGCGCATCAGCCGCGAAGGCAACCTGCGCAACGGCAGCTACGAATATGCGCAGATCAACATCAACGGCGCCGGCATCGACGACCTGCTCACGCGCGGCAATGGCATCGTCGACAAGCCCGCCAACTTCAATGCGTTCTACGAGTACGAGCGGCCGCGCAAGGGCGACTGGGCGTGGGATACGGAGGCCGAAGTGTTCTCCGGCGGCCTCGCCGGCAACGACAAGATCGGCTACAACCTGCGCGTGCAGCCGACGTACTTCATCAGCGACGCCTTCAGCGTGTACCTGGGCGGCTTCTACGAGCGCATTCCCAGCTGGCTGGTGTGGCAGCAGGACAACCTGATCGGCGAGTTCGAGGAACGCATGCTGCAGGTGGATGCCGGCCTGGACTGGACGATCACCAACAAGCAGGAGCTGCGCGTGAAGATGCAGGCGATCGGCCTGGACGCGGGCATCCAGCAGGCGTATCGCGTGCTGCCGGGCGGCGCGTCGGTCGCGTCGGAGGATCTGGTCGAAGACTTCAGCGTGCGCAACCTGGGCTTCCAGATCCGCTACCGCTACGAGTTCGCGCCGCTGTCGTACCTGTACGTCGTGTACGGGCGCGGCGGTTACCAGCAGGATCCGTTCACCGAGCGCGCCAGCGACCTGCTGCGTGACAGCCTGGACCTGCGCGACGACGAGCAGCTGCTGGTGAAGTTGAGTTACCGGTTCGAGCTTTGA